The Glycine soja cultivar W05 chromosome 8, ASM419377v2, whole genome shotgun sequence genome has a window encoding:
- the LOC114422616 gene encoding lysine histidine transporter-like 2, translated as MVGAGVLTLPYAMSMMGWGPGTVILLLSWMITLFTLWQMVEMHEMVPGVRFDRYHELGQHAFGEKLGLYIVIPQQLLVQVGTCIVYMVTGGTSLKKFHDTVCPSCQNIRTSYWIAIFGFVNFVLSLCPNFNSISAVSFAAAVMSIAYSTIAWVASIGKGKLPDVDYGYKAHSTADGVFNFMLALGEVAFSYAGHNVVLEIQATIPSTPEKPSKKAMWKGVIFAYLGVAFCYLPVAFIGYYIFGNSVQDNILITLEKPTWLIAAANMFVIVHVIGGYQVFSMPVFDIIETFLVKHLKFSPCFTLRFVARTVFVAMSMLIAICIPFFGSLLGFLGGFAFAPTSYFLPCIIWLKLYKPKRFSLSWIVNWTCIVLGMLLMILAPIGSLRKIIVSAANYKFFS; from the exons ATGGTTGGTGCTGGTGTCCTCACCCTTCCTTATGCCATGTCTATGATGGGCTG GGGTCCGGGGACAGTTATACTGCTCTTGTCATGGATGATCACGTTGTTTACCCTATGGCAAATGGTTGAGATGCACGAAATGGTACCTGGTGTGAGATTCGATAGGTATCATGAATTGGGGCAGCATGCCTTTGGAGAGAAGTTGGGTCTCTACATTGTGATTCCTCAACAACTACTTGTTCAGGTTGGCACATGCATTGTATATATGGTCACAGGAGGAACATCGCTAAAGAAGTTTCATGACACGGTTTGCCCCTCGTGTCAAAACATTAGGACCTCCTATTGGATTGCTATCTTTGGTTTTGTAAACTTCGTCCTCTCTTTGTGCCCCAACTTCAACTCTATTTCTGCTGTCTCTTTTGCCGCAGCAGTCATGTCTATCGC TTACTCAACCATTGCTTGGGTGGCTTCCATTGGCAAGGGAAAACTACCAGATGTGGACTATGGCTACAAAGCCCACAGCACTGCCGATGGTGTATTCAACTTCATGTTGGCCTTGGGAGAGGTGGCATTCTCCTATGCAGGTCACAATGTGGTTTTGGAAATCCAAGCAACAATACCTTCTACTCCTGAGAAACCTTCCAAGAAAGCCATGTGGAAAGGAGTTATATTTGCCTATTTAGGAGTCGCCTTTTGCTATCTCCCTGTGGCCTTCATTGGATATTATATATTTGGCAACTCTGTCCAGGATAATATCCTCATCACACTAGAAAAACCAACTTGGCTCATTGCTGCAGCCAACATGTTTGTTATTGTCCATGTTATTGGAGGCTATCag GTATTCTCAATGCCGGTGTTTGACATCATCGAAACCTTTTTGGTGAAGCATTTAAAGTTTTCTCCTTGTTTTACACTCCGCTTTGTTGCTCGCACTGTATTTGTAG CAATGTCAATGTTAATTGCCATATGCATCCCGTTCTTCGGTTCTCTTCTTGGATTTCTAGGAGGATTTGCCTTTGCCCCAACATCATACTTT CTACCCTGTATCATCTGGCTTAAACTCTACAAACCAAAGAGATTTAGTTTGTCTTGGATAGTCAATTGG ACATGCATTGTGCTTGGGATGCTATTGATGATACTAGCTCCAATTGGTTCGTTGAGAAAAATCATTGTTTCAGCGGCGAATTACAAGTTCTTTTCGTGA
- the LOC114421599 gene encoding uncharacterized protein LOC114421599, giving the protein MPPSQFPLRWESTGDRWWYASPIDYAAANGLYDLVTELLHLDTNLLIKLTSLRRIRRLEAVWDNESKFEDVARCRSKVARNLMIECETGRGHKHNSLILAGYGGWLLYTAASAGDVDFVLELLGRDPLLVFGEGEYGVTDMFYAAARGKNCEVFKLLLRSALSRKECLGGSEAELEEKLDEGSKVFKRDVMNRAIHAAARGGNWEILKQILASVSVSQVLSYRDSQGCTVLHAAAARGQVEVVRNLIESYDIINSANAQGNTALHVASYRGYLPVVEILIGASHSLATLTNHYGDTFLHMAVVGFRSPGFCRLDKHTELMKQLTSEKIVKMKDIINVRNNDGRTALHVAVVHNIQFDVVELLMSVPSIDLNICDADGMTPLDHLRQKSRSVSSEILIKQLISAGRISNYQDYVTRNALVKHLRTHGIGGSPGTSFRIPDSEILLYTGIENSCDDNYDQASVESNSWSSEINNYDSANSPCNSKSSSVNYGARHLKFLLQSSRRRDTKEAASDLEDDVSVNSFSSRNNLEDFPIPLRQRYSKMCSLPNNKRTLSIRTYLPSPTAKKYFHAGLTQGVIKVKPQVPLPVHSTSNLFQKLSISSNSTNNKQKRVDIMGPSCSNRPMDGGGTLQLNFKQGTFNRRLMNRYFSFGAHGQALEDANSCTMSNCSSKHFSSLVA; this is encoded by the exons ATGCCTCCTTCACAATTCCCTCTTCGTTGGGAGAGCACAGGAGACCGATGGTGGTATGCATCTCCAATTGATTATGCTGCTGCAAATGGCCTCTATGATCTGGTCACTGAGCTTCTCCACCTTGACACCAACCTCCTCATTAAGCTCACTTCCCTTCGTCGAATTCGCCGCCTAGAAGCCGTGTGGGACAACGAGTCCAAGTTTGAGGATGTTGCCAGGTGCCGGTCCAAGGTTGCAAGGAATCTTATGATTGAGTGTGAGACAGGAAGAGGGCATAAGCATAACTCTCTCATCCTTGCAGGCTATGGTGGATGGCTTCTCTACACTGCTGCTTCGGCCGGGGATGTGGACTTTGTTCTTGAGTTGTTGGGGAGAGACCCTCTTTTGGTGTTTGGTGAGGGAGAGTATGGTGTCACTGATATGTTTTATGCTGCAGCCAGGGGAAAGAACTGTGAGGTCTTTAAGCTGCTGCTTCGTTCTGCTCTTTCAAGAAAGGAGTGCCTTGGTGGAAGTGAAGCAGAATTGGAAGAGAAGTTGGATGAGGGTTCTAAGGTTTTCAAGAGGGATGTGATGAATAGGGCCATCCATGCTGCTGCCAGGGGAGGGAATTGGGAAATACTGAAGCAGATTCTAGCAAGTGTTTCTGTTTCTCAGGTTTTGTCTTATAGAGATTCACAAGGATGTACTGTCTTGCATGCAGCAGCTGCAAGAGGCCAAGTTGAG GTGGTGAGAAATCTAATTGAATCCTATGATATCATCAACTCAGCTAATGCTCAAGGCAATACAGCATTACATGTGGCCTCTTACAGAGGTTACTTACCCGTGGTAGAGATTCTGATTGGAGCATCTCACTCGTTAGCAACGTTAACCAATCACTATGGAGATACTTTTCTTCACATGGCAGTGGTTGGTTTCAGAAGCCCTGGTTTCTGTAGACTGGACAAGCACACTGAGCTCATGAAGCAACTGACAAgtgaaaaaattgtgaaaatgaaGGATATCATCAATGTCAGGAACAATGATGGAAGAACAGCTCTTCATGTTGCTGTGGTTCATAATATCCAATTTGATGTAGTGGAATTACTGATGTCTGTTCCATCAATTGATTTGAACATTTGCGATGCTGATGGGATGACACCTTTGGATCATCTTAGACAAAAATCACGATCAGTGTCTTCTGAAATCTTAATCAAGCAATTAATTTCAGCTGGAAGGATCTCTAATTATCAGGACTATGTGACAAGAAATGCCCTTGTTAAGCATCTTAGGACTCATGGTATTGGAGGCAGTCCTGGAACATCATTTAGAATACCAGATTCTGAGATATTGTTGTACACAGGCATTGAGAATTCATGTGATGACAATTATGATCAGGCAAGTGTAGAATCAAATTCATGGTCAagtgaaataaacaattatgaCTCGGCCAATTCGCCATGTAACAGCAAGTCTAGTTCTGTCAATTATGGGGCAAGGCACCTAAAGTTTCTGCTCCAAAGTTCTAGAAGAAGAGACACAAAAGAGGCAGCCTCAGATTTAGAAGATGATGTTTCTGTGAATTCTTTCAGCTCAAGGAACAACTTGGAAGACTTTCCAATTCCATTGAGGCAAAGATACTCAAAAATGTGTTCTCTTCCAAACAACAAAAGAACACTATCTATAAGGACTTATCTTCCAAGTCCTACagccaaaaaatattttcatgcaGGTCTAACGCAAGGCGTGATTAAGGTAAAGCCACAAGTGCCTCTACCTGTTCATTCAACATCTAatctttttcaaaaactatCTATCTCTTCTAATTCTACGAATAATAAGCAAAAACGTGTTGATATAATGGGACCCTCTTGCTCCAATCGACCAATGGATGGGGGTGGCACCCTACAGTTGAACTTTAAGCAGGGCACTTTCAATAGGAGATTGATGAACCGGTACTTTTCTTTTGGAGCACATGGCCAGGCTTTGGAAGATGCAAATAGCTGCACAATGTCAAATTGCAGTTCTAAGCATTTTAGTTCTTTAGTTGCATAA